AGTTCGCAAAGCTTTGTGGTTATTTAAATATTGTTTTTTTATTCTAATAGTTAATTAAGCGTATTTTTTGTCATTTCGAGGAACGAGAAATCGCACTCGGAAATCCGCATAGAAATTCGCCAATCTTAGTCGACAAACTAGTGTGATTCCTCGTTCCTCGGAATGACAAACTTTATCTGATATTCTTTTTACTTAATACATTTCACATTTTACAAAATGCGAACACCATCTGGATTAATTTTCGAAACGTGAATTTCATACGGTAAATTCATTTTTTCGTAAACGTCGCTCATGGCTTTTGCTATTTTTTCGGCGGTCTCTTTTCCTTTGCTTAAAGCGAAAATCGAGGGGCCAGAACCTGAGATCCCGGAACCTAAAGCACCGTTTTCATAAGCCGTTTGTTTGATTAAATCAAATCCTGGAATTAAAACGCTACGAACTGGTTCAACGATTTCGTCGTGAAGTGATCTTCCAATTAAATCATAATCTTTAGTGTAAAGACCAGCAACCAATCCGCCTACATTTCCCCATTGCATGATAGCGCTTTTTAGAGAAACGTTCTGTTTTAAAACCGAACGGGCATCAGACGTTTTTAACTCAATCTGCGGATGAACCACAGTTGCGTACAATTCTTCAGGACTGTCAATTCTAATGATATCCAAAGGCGAATAACTTCTAACCAAAGTAAAAGCGCCTAAAAGGGCAGGAGCAACATTGTCGGCATGTGCGTTGCCGCTGGCTAATTTCTCACCCTGCATTGCAAACTGAACCAAATCTTTACGAGAATAAGGTCTTCCTAATAATTCATTAATTCCGAAAACCGCTCCGGCAGAACTTGCCGCACTGCTTCCGATGCCGCTTCCGGCTTTGATGTTTTTATAAATTTCGATTTCAAATCCGAAATCCAATTCGTCTAAAGTTTCCAGCATTGCCAAAGCCGCAACTCCAGAAACGTTTTTCTCGGTTTCCAAAGGCAAATCGGCACCGACAATTTTAGTGATTCGAACTCCTTTTTGATCGACTTTTCGAACAATCATTTCATCGCCCGCATTGTCTAAGCAAAGTCCCAATACGTCAAATCCGCAGGAGAGATTGGCAATTGTAGCGGGACAGAATAATTTTATTTCTTTCATTTTTTTGGTTTTTGCCACGAAGGCACAAAGTCACAAAGTTTATTTTTATAGTTTCTGAGATACTAAGTTTCTAAGATGCTAAGTATAAAAAAAACTTAGAAGCTTAGCGGCTTAGTGTCTTAGCGGCTAAACATTACCTATTCGAATAACGTCTGCAAAAATTCCTGATGCTGTAACCGCTGCTCCAGCTCCAGCTCCTTTGATCAATAAAGGCTGATCTACGTAACGATCTGTGTAGAACAATACGATATTGTCTTTTCCTTCTAAATTATAGAAAGGATGATCTTTTGGAATAAACTGTAAACCAACGCTTGCTTTTCCGTTTTCGAATTGCGCTACGTATTTCAATCTTGAATCTTTGGCTAAAGCTTCGTTGTAAATACCTTCAAAATGAGAAGCGTGTTTGATTAACGAAGCAAAAAAGTCTTCGTTGTTTGTTGTTGCTAAACAGTCTGCAGGTAAAAACGATTCGTTTGCAATCGCGTCGATGTCCATTTCATAACCACTTTCGCGAATTAGAATCAGGATCTTACGAGCTACGTCGATACCGCTTAAGTCGATTTTTGGATCTGGTTCTGTGAAACCTTGAACGCCGGCTTCTTTTACCACATCGTGGAAAGAATTGTCTTTGTCAAAATTGTTGAAAATGAAATTCAAACTTCCAGATAAAACTGCTTGAATTTTATGCACTTTATCGCCAGATGCAATCAGATTTTTTACCGTATCTATAATTGGCAATCCCGCACCAACATTCGTTTCAAATAAAAACGGAGCGTTATATTGACGAGATAAGCTTTTTAGTTTTTTATAATTGTCGTAAGCAGATGAACAAGCAATTTTGTTGCAAGTTACAACGGCAATACTTTCTTTTAAGAATTTCTCGTAAGCTTCCGAAACTGTTGCATTTGCTGTAATATCCACAAAAATGCTGTTACGTAAATTCAGTTCTTTGGCGCGTTTGATGAAGGTTTCAATATCGGCATTTTGTCCTTCGCTTAAAGCGGTATCCCAATTTTTTAAAGAAATTCCGTCTTCGTCAAAAAGCATTTTTCTTGAGTTCGATAAAGCGATAACGCGGACATTAATCTTTAAATTGTCTTTTAAGAATTTCTTTTGGCTGTGAATCTGTTCGATGAATTTTTCTCCCACATTTCCAACTCCCATTACGAATAAATTCAGCTGTTTTGTGTTTTCTTCGAAGAAATTTTCATGCAGTGTATTCAAC
This portion of the Flavobacterium panacagri genome encodes:
- a CDS encoding homoserine kinase — protein: MKEIKLFCPATIANLSCGFDVLGLCLDNAGDEMIVRKVDQKGVRITKIVGADLPLETEKNVSGVAALAMLETLDELDFGFEIEIYKNIKAGSGIGSSAASSAGAVFGINELLGRPYSRKDLVQFAMQGEKLASGNAHADNVAPALLGAFTLVRSYSPLDIIRIDSPEELYATVVHPQIELKTSDARSVLKQNVSLKSAIMQWGNVGGLVAGLYTKDYDLIGRSLHDEIVEPVRSVLIPGFDLIKQTAYENGALGSGISGSGPSIFALSKGKETAEKIAKAMSDVYEKMNLPYEIHVSKINPDGVRIL